Sequence from the Aspergillus nidulans FGSC A4 chromosome III genome:
ATTTCTGGGCCAGGAATTCTCTCCAgaatttcttcctctctctctaCTCGAAAAAGATGGGCATCATCACGAGCTGCCGCTGGAACACATGCAATTCTCACCCCACCAACCCGCTATGGTCTCCGTACGGGCCATGCAGGGCGAAAGCACAAATGCAAACGAGGACATGATGCGTCCTCGCTACCGCACCCGCGCCCTCCGCCCAGCGCCCCGCGACACCCGTAAAGACTCAACCGACGACTTCAACCAGCCGGGCTTCCTCAATTCTTACGGGCCAAtgccctctttctcatccttctcctctacTTCCACCACTTTTAACCCCGCAGAACAAGATCCAGAGTTCCGGTTCTCGCCGCACTCGGAtatcagcagcaacaagTCATCCTCGCCACTACGCTGGCAGACCGGAGACGCAGAGAAGCGAGCCAAGCACCTCGAGCGCAACCGGGCCGCTGCGAGCAAGTCGcgtcagaagaagaagcgagagaCGGACCAATTGCGGACACGGTTCCAGGAGGTGTCGCGTAGAAAGTCCACCCTTGAGATCGAAATCAAGGAACTGCACAGCCAACTGCTTTCGCTGAAAGACCAGATCCTCATGCACTCACGGTGCGATGATGAGGCTATCCACCTGTACTTGGGGCGTATGGTCAAGCAGGCAACAAAGCATGATTCCATCTCGTCGGCTTCGAGCGGGACCTCAGCTTCCAGCAGAGAACAGGACGACGAGGGTGACCGCTCGTTTGGCCAGCGTCACGGTTCAGAGTGTATCTCGCCGCGTCAGACTGTGACCAGCCTTCATACCCAGGGACCCCCTCACCATCACAATCTTAACCATTCCCGTACCAGTCTCAACCCAGCCGGTATGGACCTGTCAAACGCGCACCAGGGACCCATGCGGATGGGCGATGGATCTGGATTGCCGTGCGGCGTCGAGAAACCGATAATGAATCAGATGTTCTCACAGCATGATCCGAATAATTTCGACCTGCAAATTAGCATTTCTTAGTCGTTTATCCATTCTCTCCGGCTTCTCTCACGGATTACCTTCTGTACGATCTTTATGAGTATGCGGCACACGGTTAGCGGGCGGATGTCTCTGTGTGAAAAGCGTTCGGCTCTACATTATCACGGCCCTTACCATTCTACCATGTCATTATATAGTACGAATTCAGTAAATAGCTTGATAGACGCTTTATGTATAGGTGTAGGTTGATACATTACATATGCGTCTGTTGGACTGACCATCCGGTTACAGAATCTACATTATAGCACCGACCAATATAATAGTTTACCAGCAACTCTGCCAGAATGTCCTAAGTAACTATGGAAGAACCAGTCTACCCCCTCTTCTCCCGGTCCCCACTCTGTGATCCAGTCTTTTCTCCCCTTACCGGCATTCCCGCGGCCTTATACAACTGATCAATAACCTCCATCTGTACCACACTTTCCTCATTCCCAACCCAAACCGGCGGATTGCCCCCACGGACCTTCTCCACGAACGCTTCCAATTGCCACCGATACGTGCTCCACCCGCTCTTCCCTCCTTTCCCACCAACACTCACTTCATGGGAACCCCAGACGGGACCTCCCGCATACTGCCGATACGTACTAACTCTCCCCGTCAGTTTCTCCTTGACACTGATATAGTGGTAAAGATGCGGCATCATTGCGTTGTAGAAGTAGATAATTGCCTTCTCCGTCTCAACCTCGATGCTCGGGTATTCCCAGAACCGTGGGATGATACCTAGCGTCCAGGACCGCGCCATGTCCGTATAGATCTGGCTCTGGacgtcgccgccgccgacattGGACGAGGCTTCGAAGGTGAGATATGCGTACATGGCCTCGTCGACGCGGGGATCATGGTTGTATGGCTTCATAGCTACGCTGTGGATATGCTTTGGGTGAGATGTTTCCAGTGCGTACCGCGTAAATGACAGCGCATAGGTCATGTCCATTGCTGATCCACCAGCTAGATCATATTGCCATCGGATATCGCCTTCTGGCACACCTGGTGATGCAGTCATGAGCGCCTTGGTGCGCAGAACCCGTCCATACTCTCCTGATTCGAGGAGAGCGCGGAATCGGTGTGCGGCAGGGTGGAATTGCCAATGGAACTAAGCAATCTAATCAGTCGTTATTCTATCAAAAAGCGAACGGGGAAGGATATCATAGTaccgcctcctcaacaactacccccttctcctttgccaGTTCGACAACTTTCCTCGCCTCCTCGCCATTACTCATAAACGGCTTCTCACAGAGGACATGCTTGCCTGCGTTGATTGCTTTCGTGGTCCACTCGAAGTGCTGCCCGTTTGGCGTAGAGATGTAAACCACGTCGATCTCGGGATCGTCCAAAAGAGCTTGGTACGACCCATAAGCCTGCTTAAAGTGGTATTTCTTCGCCTGGGACTGTGAAGTGCTTTGGTTGCGAGAGGCGATGCCGTACAGTGTTATGTGCGGGTGCGTTTCGACGGGGTGAATTACTAGCATTTGTTAGTTCATCACAGCAGAGTGAAAGCGGAGGGAGGGACGATTACTGGCTGCCGCATTGATCTGAGCAGACGACAAGACGCCTAGTTTGAGGGCGTCGGCGGACTTCCTGGGCTGGGAGTAGAGGAAGGAGTTGAGATACTGGTGGGCAAAGGTTGCGGTTTGGAGGACGAGGGCCatttttttctctcctcggTTGGGATTTTCTCCAATCTGTGTATACGAGTACGGTTGCTGTACCTAAGTACGACGAAATCTGTCCCTAGCAGAAATCAATCTGTTTTTCGAGCTGGACGTTAACGTTGGTGCTAACGTGATGCCATTCAAAAACATACGACTTAAATATACGGCACAAACGTTGGTACGGTCGCCCAGACATGTTCAACACTGAGGGACCGCGAGTCTAGTTTGACGTCAAGCTTGGTAAGTCCCGCTTACTATCCCTGCGCTCAGCCAAACGTGATGATGTGGTAATGGTGGGTACAAGATAAGTCCTCCCTCCGGGACACCCAAGCCTCTCTACTTGGGTGCTGTGGATCGATTACTGGGTCAAGACTAACTACGCATGCTCCAGATTCCGAGCAGAGCCCCGGGGGTTTATGCAAATGTGTACAATTGCTTATTCTATTACTGGACCCTCAATAGTTTCGTATCATACAAAGAGCACGTGCTCAGTTTTGCGGCCTCTGCGGCGAAACCGTCCCCTTGAATTTGGCCGACTCTGTCTCGCCTTCGCCCGTTATACTCTTGCCGGGCTCGTTGATATATGGGTTGCTCGTATCCTTGTTGCTCAGACCTTCCTGCTTCGACGACATGCTGTTCCCTCCAGCAGGAGCCTTTCGGCTCGCTGGCTGGTCCTTCTCAGAGGGGGTTGGGTGGGTATCTCCGCGACCCGCGAAGAGATAATACGCGGCAGGGATGCCGAGGGCGGCGGTAATGATCATCCTAGATAGTGTAAATGCAAGAGTTGGTATGATGCGGGCAGTGCTGGTACATACCATGTCGAGTTGTTGCCGCCCTGTTGCGGCGCAGGCTCTGAGGCGTATGTACGGCGGGTGACTTGGGGGCGTGTGGTCTTGATAGCCCGCGAGAGGCGGAGGGGGGTGCGTGTAAAGGACATTGTGCGATGAGTGATTCAAAAATGGTCAAGGAGTATTAGGCGTTAATTGAAGTGAAGAGTTTGTATATAAAGCTCAATTGATGTTCAGAATTTTTCTTTAGTCTTGTCAAGAGAAAAAATAAGTGTTGAGAGACGGGGAACAGTATATAGCTCTAGCTATGGCATGACCAGGAATGATGTCATAGTTGGAGCGGTCATGATGTATGCGCAGAGTATCGAGTTCTCCACACATTCAATATTACGAGGATTAGTAACAGATGCAGAATATGCTCGTGAAACATTATTCAGTAATTCAATATCCCAATAAGTACAATTCATTTATTCCTGCGGCATCTCGCCCAATTTCTCTTGCGCCTGCTTTTTCCCCTGCTTCGAGATGGAGTCGTTATGCATCGCCCTGCACAATCAGTCAGACACCGCGAATAGAAATAGTATAGATTAAAGCAATGAAACATACGCTTTGTAGCCCCCGGCTACGCGGTTTGGGGACTTGTTGCGAGCGCCCTGGGCTGTCAAAATGTCTTCATGAGGCTGGTCGCCGCCAAGCTCGTTGTCTAGGACCGATTGAGCGTGCTCCTTGGCTTCGTTAGAGACGCGGGGATTATTTAGGGTGCTGATCGTGCTCGGTCAGCATGGTCT
This genomic interval carries:
- a CDS encoding bZIP transcription factor (transcript_id=CADANIAT00006404) produces the protein MTSQTTFYQPDPSLDSAIAPESLFLGQEFSPEFLPLSLLEKDGHHHELPLEHMQFSPHQPAMVSVRAMQGESTNANEDMMRPRYRTRALRPAPRDTRKDSTDDFNQPGFLNSYGPMPSFSSFSSTSTTFNPAEQDPEFRFSPHSDISSNKSSSPLRWQTGDAEKRAKHLERNRAAASKSRQKKKRETDQLRTRFQEVSRRKSTLEIEIKELHSQLLSLKDQILMHSRCDDEAIHLYLGRMVKQATKHDSISSASSGTSASSREQDDEGDRSFGQRHGSECISPRQTVTSLHTQGPPHHHNLNHSRTSLNPAGMDLSNAHQGPMRMGDGSGLPCGVEKPIMNQMFSQHDPNNFDLQISIS
- a CDS encoding Gfo/Idh/MocA family protein (transcript_id=CADANIAT00006405); this encodes MALVLQTATFAHQYLNSFLYSQPRKSADALKLGVLSSAQINAAAIIHPVETHPHITLYGIASRNQSTSQSQAKKYHFKQAYGSYQALLDDPEIDVVYISTPNGQHFEWTTKAINAGKHVLCEKPFMSNGEEARKVVELAKEKGVVVEEAFHWQFHPAAHRFRALLESGEYGRVLRTKALMTASPGVPEGDIRWQYDLAGGSAMDMTYALSFTRYALETSHPKHIHSVAMKPYNHDPRVDEAMYAYLTFEASSNVGGGDVQSQIYTDMARSWTLGIIPRFWEYPSIEVETEKAIIYFYNAMMPHLYHYISVKEKLTGRVSTYRQYAGGPVWGSHEVSVGGKGGKSGWSTYRWQLEAFVEKVRGGNPPVWVGNEESVVQMEVIDQLYKAAGMPVRGEKTGSQSGDREKRG
- a CDS encoding uncharacterized protein (transcript_id=CADANIAT00006406), whose amino-acid sequence is MSFTRTPLRLSRAIKTTRPQVTRRTYASEPAPQQGGNNSTWMIITAALGIPAAYYLFAGRGDTHPTPSEKDQPASRKAPAGGNSMSSKQEGLSNKDTSNPYINEPGKSITGEGETESAKFKGTVSPQRPQN
- a CDS encoding protein conF (transcript_id=CADANIAT00006407); translated protein: MADERINQMRGYKATLNNPRVSNEAKEHAQSVLDNELGGDQPHEDILTAQGARNKSPNRVAGGYKAAMHNDSISKQGKKQAQEKLGEMPQE